In Juglans regia cultivar Chandler chromosome 13, Walnut 2.0, whole genome shotgun sequence, the following proteins share a genomic window:
- the LOC108997208 gene encoding uncharacterized protein LOC108997208 isoform X2, whose amino-acid sequence MMARSGMAFPAGLRALMMVLLLLVILLPHAFSRKQDTRDNNCPPSSCGNILNISNPFRLTSDPSNCGDQSFLYWIWAHRMACGHNPHIRHSICDWLFDI is encoded by the exons ATGATGGCAAGATCAGGAATGGCCTTCCCTGCTGGACTCAGGGCCCTTATGATGGTTCTTCTACTCCTAGTGATCCTACTTCCTCATGCTTTCAGTCGGAAGCAGGATACTCGTGATAACAATTGTCCTCCTTCTTCCTGTGGCAATATCCTCAACATAAGCAATCCGTTTCGACTAACAAGCGATCCATCAAACTGCGGAGATCAAAG CTTtttatattggatttgggctcaTCG GATGGCATGTGGCCACAATCCCCATATTAGGCACTCCATTTGTGATTGGctttttgatatataa
- the LOC108997208 gene encoding uncharacterized protein LOC108997208 isoform X1 — MMARSGMAFPAGLRALMMVLLLLVILLPHAFSRKQDTRDNNCPPSSCGNILNISNPFRLTSDPSNCGDQRYELSCDENNQTMLTLFGGKYYVRQINYNNHMIRVVDSGVQEDNYSFIPLYSLNHGNFSRWGCKTYSTYEASWWNTSTRQYKFKDLSINVMVIVNCEKPVMNSSYLDLETTPSCSNNLNNNDGSASSSNSSLSSQYCKRYLYAVVGGASVMDFEDSCRIEQMSLSSWAELGNHVDQNISYTDLASTIYSCMVLSFHGTGFIVETAQVLCATWMT; from the coding sequence ATGATGGCAAGATCAGGAATGGCCTTCCCTGCTGGACTCAGGGCCCTTATGATGGTTCTTCTACTCCTAGTGATCCTACTTCCTCATGCTTTCAGTCGGAAGCAGGATACTCGTGATAACAATTGTCCTCCTTCTTCCTGTGGCAATATCCTCAACATAAGCAATCCGTTTCGACTAACAAGCGATCCATCAAACTGCGGAGATCAAAGGTACGAGCTCTCATGTGACGAGAACAACCAAACAATGTTAACTTTATTTGGTGGAAAATACTACGTAAGGCAAATCAATTACAATAACCACATGATTCGAGTTGTAGACTCGGGCGTTCAGGAGGATAATTACTCCTTCATCCCTCTTTATTCCTTGAACCATGGTAATTTCAGTCGGTGGGGTTGTAAAACTTATTCCACATATGAAGCAAGCTGGTGGAACACATCAACGAGACAATACAAATTCAAAGACCTATCAATTAATGTCATGGTTATAGTGAACTGTGAAAAGCCAGTGATGAATTCTTCCTATTTGGATTTGGAAACTACTCCAAGTTGCTCGAATAATCTTAATAATAATGATGGATCTGCGTCTTCTTCCAACTCCTCTTTATCATCCCAATATTGCAAAAGATACTTATATGCTGTAGTTGGTGGAGCCTCTGTGATGGATTTTGAGGACTCGTGCAGGATAGAGCAAATGTCTCTGTCATCGTGGGCAGAATTAGGAAATCATGTTGACCAAAATATTTCCTATACAGACCTAGCCTCCACAATATATTCTTGTATGGTTTTGAGCTTTCATGGTACTGGTTTTATTGTGGAAACAGCACAAGTACTATGTGCTACCTGGATGACGTGA
- the LOC108997210 gene encoding pollen-specific protein C13-like, with the protein MATKVFLFALCAILPALIVSAGRPARNPFIVRGKVYCDTCRAGFETSATTYITGAKVRVECKDRNTMQLLYSKEGTTDSTGTYSILVAEDHEDQLCDAMLVSSSQHDCATASPGRERARVILTGYNGIASNNRFVNAMGFMKEEALSGCAEVLKQYQEDDE; encoded by the exons ATGGCCACAAAAGTGTTTCTTTTTGCGCTATGTGCGATCCTTCCCGCGCTTATTGTTAGCGCCGGCCGCCCGGCCAGAAACCCCTTCATAGTGAGAGGAAAAGTCTACTGCGACACCTGCCGCGCCGGTTTCGAGACCTCCGCCACCACTTACATTACTG GTGCAAAGGTTAGGGTCGAATGCAAAGACAGGAACACAATGCAACTCTTATACAGCAAGGAGGGAACAACCGACTCTACTGGAACCTATAGTATACTGGTGGCTGAGGACCATGAGGACCAGCTTTGTGATGCTATGCTTGTTAGCAGCTCCCAGCACGACTGTGCAACAGCATCCCCAGGGCGTGAGCGTGCCCGTGTCATCCTCACTGGCTACAATGGCATCGCATCCAACAATCGTTTTGTCAATGCCATGGGCTTCATGAAGGAGGAGGCCTTGTCTGGCTGTGCCGAGGTCCTCAAGCAATACcaggaggatgatgagtag
- the LOC108997207 gene encoding rust resistance kinase Lr10-like, whose amino-acid sequence MTRGRGSLRLAGLMMVLIAALLQLPQTFSLKETARHHSCAPSCGNLTISHPFRLKGDPPNCGSPWPYELSCENNSTVLYLFGGKFFVRQINNSRSTIRVVDAGIFDHQKDNHSAFIPHYFLNHANFSMLSFYTTDNLNLKGSFWPSASELSNVTVILKCQKAVNSPSYHVYLNTSTCSDNYGSASSSNSSLISHSKPYYTYVKVGKTNVMDVENSCKIEQMSLTSWPGRIPSPNISCTDLRNIFLYGFELSWIGSDELKIVKHIGLLSLGTFFIGGSILLICLRHLATTVLGTPFVIAFIIYKWRRRHLSMYGAIENFLQNHNNLMLVRYSFSELKKMTRNFKEKLGEGGYGMVFKGTLKSGRHVAVKVLGKSKTNGQDFMNEVATIGRIHHVNVVQLIGFCVHGSKSALIYEFMANGSLNKYIFSSEESIVLNYMQTYNIALGVARGIEYLHRGCDMQILHFDIKPHNILLDESFIPKISDFGLAKLYSVEDNIVTLTAARGTLGYMAPELFYKNIGGISHKADVYSFGMLLMEMVGKRKNLNAFAEHSSQIYFPTWVYDQFSDKKEIEMGYALEEEKNVAKKMIIVALWCIQMNPGNRPSMNKVLEMLEGEVEQLQIPPKRPLSSPERMTKDSKDNSSPTCPSVQSSERT is encoded by the exons atgacGAGAGGAAGAGGCAGCTTACGGCTCGCTGGACTTATGATGGTCCTGATTGCTGCTCTGCTCCAACTCCCTCAAACTTTCAGCCTCAAGGAAACTGCTCGGCATCACTCCTGTGCACCATCGTGCGGCAATCTCACAATAAGCCATCCGTTTCGACTAAAAGGCGATCCGCCAAACTGTGGAAGCCCATGGCCGTATGAACTCTCATGCGAGAACAATTCCACGGTGTTATACTTGTTTGGTGGAAAGTTCTTCGTACGACAAATTAATAACTCCAGATCCACGATTCGAGTTGTGGACGCAGGCATATTTGATCATCAGAAGGATAATCACTCCGCCTTCATCCCTCATTATTTTCTAAACCATGCTAACTTCAGTATGCTGAGTTTCTATACCACAGATAATTTAAACCTGAAAGGATCATTTTGGCCAAGTGCTTCAGAGCTATCAAACGTGACAGTAATTCTCAAGTGTCAAAAGGCAGTGAATTCTCCTTCCTATCATGTCTATTTGAACACTTCCACTTGCTCTGATAATTACGGATCAGCGTCTTCTTCCAACTCTTCTTTGATATCCCATTCCAAACCATATTATACATATGTCAAAGTTGGGAAAACGAATGTGATGGATGTGGAGAACTCGTGCAAAATAGAGCAAATGTCTCTGACATCGTGGCCTGGAAGAATTCCTTCCCCCAATATTTCCTGTACAGACCTTCGCAATATATTCCTATATGGTTTTGAGCTTTCGTGGATTGGATCTGACGAGCTCAAAATTG TAAAACATATCGGACTACTTTCGCTGGGGACAT TTTTTATCGGTGGATCAATATTGCTTATCT GTCTACGGCATTTGGCAACAACTGTATTAGGCACTCCATTTGTGATTgcgtttattatatataaatggcgAAGAAGGCATTTGTCAATGTATGGTGCTATTGAAAACTTTCTCCAAAACCACAATAACCTCATGCTAGTAAGGTACTCTTTCTCAGAACTTAAGAAGATGACTAggaatttcaaagaaaaattaggTGAAGGAGGTTATGGCATGGTATTTAAAGGAACTCTCAAAAGCGGACGTCATGTAGCTGTAAAGGTGCTAGGCAAGTCCAAAACAAATGGACAAGACTTTATGAATGAAGTGGCGACCATTGGAAGGATTCATCATGTTAATGTGGTGCAACTCATTGGCTTTTGTGTTCATGGATCAAAGTCTGCTCTTATATATGAGTTCATGGCTAATGGCTCTCTAAATAAGTACATTTTTTCCTCGGAGGAAAGTATTGTCCTAAACTACATGCAAACATATAATATTGCTCTGGGAGTGGCTCGCGGTATTGAATATTTGCATCGAGGATGTGACATGcaaattttgcattttgataTCAAACCTCACAACATTCTTCTTGACGAGAGTTTTATCCCTAAAATCTCTGACTTTGGCCTAGCAAAATTGTATTCGGTTGAAGACAATATTGTTACTTTGACTGCTGCAAGAGGGACATTGGGATACATGGCTCCAGAattgttttacaaaaacatTGGAGGTATTTCACACAAGGCtgatgtttatagttttggaATGCTCTTGATGGAAATGGTGGGcaaaagaaagaatttgaaTGCTTTTGCAGAACACTCAAGCCAAATTTACTTTCCTACCTGGGTGTATGATCAATTTAGTGataaaaaagagattgaaaTGGGATATGCcttggaagaggaaaagaatGTGGCTAAGAAGATGATAATTGTCGCATTATGGTGCATACAGATGAACCCTGGTAATCGTCCTTCAATGAATAAGGTTTTAGAAATGCTTGAAGGAGAAGTTGAACAATTACAAATACCTCCCAAGCGTCCTCTATCATCGCCAGAGAGAATGACAAAAGATTCTAAAGATAATTCAAGCCCAACTTGTCCATCAGTTCAATCAAGTGAACGAACTTAG